The following proteins are encoded in a genomic region of Equus caballus isolate H_3958 breed thoroughbred unplaced genomic scaffold, TB-T2T haplotype1-0000016, whole genome shotgun sequence:
- the LOC102148632 gene encoding ral guanine nucleotide dissociation stimulator-like, producing the protein MAAELFKTLVPAHCLGSIWSERDNRERESLAPTVHDTVMHDNTVANCILVTCLGDASMTAQDRARVVELWIRVAEECRGLGNFCSLHTILSALQSPAIARLQDTWGQVSRESSRTWKKWVRREKCVSRELLVQEATSVLKTAERAHQGAQERQRQQGVVPSLVTFFRSLELLDSTMEDYVEGNVLNCRKWNEQFKLMEEIELLQEAANLYTVQPDEHFGAWFQAVEPLSKEESYSLSCQLEPRYHWVRKIRLFFKHKKNRSGQNTRPPTKGPVVVVDDPPETS; encoded by the exons ATGGCTGCG gagctgttcaagacATTGGTGCCCGCCCACTGCCTCGGCTCCATCTGGTCCGAGCGCGACAACAGGGAACGTGagtccctggcacccaccgtcCATGACACTGTGATGCACGACAACACCGTGGCCAATTGCATCCTCGTCACCTGCCTTGGGGATGCGAGCATGACAgcacaggacagggccagggtggttgAGCTGTGGATCAGGGTGGCTGAG GAGTGCCGAGGACTCGGGAACTTCTGTTCCCTCCACAcaatcctttctgccctgcagagccctgccattgcccgtctccaagacacctggggacaagtttccag ggagagttctcgaacctggaagaagtgggtcaggagagagaaatgcgtgagcagggagctgctagtgcag GAGGCGACCTCTGTGTTAAAGACTGCAGAGAGGGCCcaccagggagcccaggagaggcagcggcagcag GGTgtcgtcccctccctggtgacatTCTTCcgttccctggagctgctggactctacgatggaggattatgtggag ggcaatgtgctcaactgtcggaaatggaatgag caattcaaactgatggaggagatcgagctgctccaggaggctgcaaatctgtacaccgtgcagcccgatgagcactttggggcctggttccaggccgtggagcccctgagcaaggaggagag ctacagcctgtcctgccagctggagccccgataccactgggtcagaaagattcgactcttcttcaaACACAAGAAGAACCGCTCAGGGCAGA acaccagacccccaaccaagggcccagtggtggtggtcgatgaccctcctgagaccagctga